A genomic stretch from Aerococcaceae bacterium zg-1292 includes:
- a CDS encoding CpsD/CapB family tyrosine-protein kinase yields the protein MFGFNRRKREKNLQKEQAKGAPIVAFNNPKSIHAEQFRTIRTNLEFVNLDKPVNSIVVTSSIPAEGKSTVSANIAHIMGATEKKVLIVDADLRKPTVHRTFNLTNERGLSTLFTQPDLKFNDVIQFSPELNLYLLPAGPIPPNPSELLSSAKMTHIMDELKKYFDLIIYDTPPVSAVTDAQIMATKVDGVVLVVREGYVTKDEVKNSKAALDNVNAKIFGYVMNGKEVADSAGYYAYYGYSEE from the coding sequence ATGTTCGGATTTAATAGAAGAAAAAGAGAGAAAAACTTACAAAAAGAACAAGCTAAAGGTGCGCCAATTGTTGCATTCAACAATCCTAAGTCGATTCATGCAGAACAATTCAGAACGATTCGTACCAATTTAGAATTTGTTAATTTAGATAAGCCAGTTAATTCGATTGTGGTTACTTCAAGTATCCCTGCAGAAGGTAAATCAACAGTCTCTGCTAATATCGCTCACATTATGGGTGCTACTGAAAAGAAAGTATTAATAGTTGATGCGGACTTACGTAAGCCGACTGTTCATCGGACATTTAACTTGACGAATGAACGTGGCTTATCCACTTTATTCACACAACCAGACCTTAAGTTCAATGATGTGATTCAATTTAGTCCGGAGTTAAACTTATACTTGTTACCGGCAGGTCCGATTCCACCGAATCCATCGGAGTTATTATCATCTGCGAAAATGACTCATATTATGGATGAGTTGAAAAAATACTTTGACTTAATTATTTATGATACACCACCGGTTAGTGCAGTAACAGATGCCCAAATTATGGCAACAAAAGTAGATGGCGTCGTGTTAGTTGTACGTGAAGGATATGTCACCAAAGATGAAGTGAAAAATTCTAAAGCGGCATTAGACAATGTCAATGCAAAAATCTTTGGTTATGTAATGAACGGTAAAGAAGTAGCCGATTCAGCAGGTTATTATGCTTATTACGGCTATTCTGAGGAATAG
- a CDS encoding LCP family protein, with the protein MKKSIQYIILSFLTLLLLVSPMTMTVKAAELKPMSILLLGTDTGALGRDEVGRSDVLMVMTINPKTGRATITSIPRDTYVEIVGRGFMDKINHAYAFGGAEMSMATVNKFFEMNLNHYIVVNMAGIKQIVDAVGGIDVTPPTSFEISGYTFIAGEKTHINGEQALAYARERYTSGGDYARQERQREIIQAVIAKAGKAGSIFNLKEILSAMNQNVKTDLNMVSILKLFADYHDKIKTVESYQLTGTGTMIDGVYYDIADEGVLSETIKRIADELTE; encoded by the coding sequence TTGAAAAAAAGTATTCAGTACATTATATTATCTTTTTTAACGCTTCTATTACTTGTTTCACCAATGACAATGACGGTGAAAGCGGCAGAATTAAAACCAATGTCGATTTTGTTATTAGGAACAGATACTGGCGCATTAGGCCGTGACGAAGTAGGACGTAGTGATGTGTTAATGGTAATGACAATTAATCCGAAAACTGGACGGGCAACCATCACCAGTATTCCGCGCGATACATATGTTGAAATTGTCGGACGTGGCTTTATGGATAAGATTAATCATGCTTACGCATTTGGCGGTGCGGAAATGTCAATGGCAACTGTCAATAAATTTTTTGAGATGAATTTAAATCATTACATTGTTGTAAATATGGCAGGCATCAAACAAATTGTAGATGCGGTTGGTGGCATTGATGTGACACCACCGACAAGTTTTGAAATTAGTGGCTATACGTTTATTGCAGGTGAAAAGACGCATATTAACGGTGAACAAGCACTAGCCTATGCTAGAGAACGGTACACATCAGGTGGTGATTACGCGCGCCAAGAACGTCAACGTGAGATTATTCAAGCAGTTATTGCTAAAGCGGGTAAAGCGGGGTCAATCTTCAATCTAAAAGAGATTTTATCTGCAATGAATCAAAATGTTAAGACGGATTTAAATATGGTTAGCATCTTAAAACTATTTGCTGATTATCATGATAAAATCAAAACAGTAGAATCCTATCAATTAACAGGTACAGGAACGATGATTGACGGTGTTTATTATGATATAGCAGATGAAGGCGTCCTAAGCGAAACCATTAAACGTATTGCTGATGAGTTAACGGAGTAA